The following nucleotide sequence is from Cryptococcus neoformans var. grubii H99 chromosome 5, complete sequence.
ATGATAGGTTGTAAAACACACATACCACTTTGACTACTCGCATGACATTTTGTTCATCTCCCCCCATCCGTCGACATAAATCTTCCTGAGTAGTCTCGCCCATCGCTAAATACTGCATGACTCTTGTTTTCAGTGGGATGCTGCCTGTCCCCGTACCAGAGCCCCAAACAGCTCCGGGTGCGGACGCCGTCACAGCCATCGGCGCCGACATTGCTCCGGACGCTACCCGATCGGTATGTCGCTTGACGCCATCCACTTTGAGAGCACGCTCCTTTCTTTGCTTTTCAAGGGCATCTGTCTGTGCACGCAGCTTATCGGCTGCACGAGCGGTAGAGGCCGACGAGACGGGGATATTGAGACGTGTTGTTGCTAGAGCAGCAAGCTTTAAGGTGGGGTTAGAACCAGAAGAAAGACGATGTATTTCAGACGCCGTAGAAGCAGGACGAGCATCAAGTGGCATAGGATCTTGGTCGGGCACATTAAGTGTCTACAATCACAAATTATAATAGTCATGATTAACAATATCCCTAACAAATTTCCGGACAATAGGCAAACTTACCACGCTGCCATCCTCACCAACAGTCACAGATGCTCCTTGTAAGCTTTCAAGCGCAGAAAGTATGTCCTCTGGAAGCTTAATGAGGTAGGCTTGTCGTGATGAGCCGGCTTGACCAAGCATGGGCACACCGCCCTTTGACGGAAAAGAGGGCATGACGAAATTAGATGGGTGTGCTCTGGAGAGATGCTGAGCTGTCGTTGGAGTGATGGATTTCaggagagaaagatgtCGTAATTGGAGAACGGATATGCTTGAATGAAGATTGACTCTGAAGTCTGAAGACTGTTGAAAGCTCCTTTCACTGTCTCGACGGACAATGCCAATCGAGAATCAATTGTAAGACCGTCCCCTTCCCTGCAACGCGCACAAGTTATGCGGAACCGGGCCCGACAATCCGTGCACAAATGGCGATGTCATCACTTCAAGTTCTGCTTTATAGTCAAGCCACACCGATTATCACAAAAGTGCTGCTTCAATAATATGGCTGCCGTACGATTTGTGGTGTGTAAGCCCGATATCTGTCTAATAAATAGGACTGAAATAGCAGAATTACTTTAGAAAGTTTAGGTGGATATCAAACTCAGAAACGCCACAGTGCACACGCTCCTTTAATGCGAGAGGGATAAACTAGTATTTGATATGGCAAAAATAGAGTAGAATGGTTAGGAAACAACTTTACGAATGGCGGCCTCAATGTTCGTCCAGACCCAACAGCAGTTATGATTTGCATCGTCTTAAAGCGACTATCATTCTAATTCTCTAAGCGGACGACGCAGCAGAGATCTTTTGCTTGACCTGCTCGTGAGATAGCTTGAGGAGGTCGCTGGAACCGCCAATGAATTCCTTATTGATGTAAACATGGGGAACAGTGCCCTGGCCGTTGAGTTCCTTGAGGTAAGCCTGGATGGCAGCTATGACAGGATGAGTCAGCATCCGACTATAATAGGTTTCCCAGTCGTCAATGGGATACATACCACCGTCGTCACGCTCGTCGAGCCTATACAACACGTCAGCCTGCAAGCCTAAAGTAGGCGAAATAATGAGAAATAACCCACTCAAGAATCTCAATGTCCTTAGTGTCCTCAGCGAGGTAAGATTTGGCCCGTTTGCAGTACTGGTTACCAAAACACGGGTCAATTATGATCGACATCATGGGAAAGACGCCCGAAAATTATTAAAACGCATCCGCCGCGAAACTCACAGGGCAGTAGGTCTTGGAAAATACGACGACCTTGTTATCGGCGATGGCCTTGTCAACTAAAGATTTAACGTCGGCGGTCATGTTGGGAGTTGAAATAGATGATCCTATCTTGGCGGTTTGGGTGGTGGCGAAGTACCTAGTGGAAATGGGTGTTCTGGTAATATGGGTCGAGAGTGTTGTGAGGCGACGAAGAGCAGTAAAAGACATTGATAAGAGAGAAGTAGacgagaagatggggagCGGCAATTTGTATCAGAGCCGACCGACGCGCTGCTTGCGCAATCCCAAATTCGTCCATATAAATAATAGCGTCATCGTGGACAATATTAGCGGCGTTTGCCGCTTTTTTAAGCGGATGACAAATCGTCTGCAACAATTTACCTCCACCGTTCACCGCATGTGTGCACAATGTGAGTATAGTACAGGTGAGCGGAATTTAGTAACCTGCTCCTCAGCTGTTGGCAACCACAGTAATGCTGGCAAGAAGAATCGACGATAAGGCAACCCCGGCACAAATAATGGATAATATATTTTTACAGTCCCATTCTTATAACCGCGCGTCAATCAGAGCCAGATCAGAGCCGGAATAATCAGTAAGTCAGTCAGTCACTCAGTCGGCGGGTCTCGACCCTCTACAGACCACAGACAAACAACAACCGAAAACAGCGATGAAACAAAACCCCTCTTGGTCCTGAAATCGATCCTTTTGTTTCGATCAAATGCGCCATGCAGCATGCACCATGATGATACCTGTACTATCACTACGAAGACATAATGTCGAAGGCACGTTGCGCACCACTATCTCTGCTCCGCTCCCTGTACATGAAACACTTTCCACAATTGGGCAGCCGAACATATTACCGGGTGAGCTCAGTAAAGGTTTGATATTCAGTGCGGCTCGCGGTCTAGGGAAGGAGCACCGTTGCGTGAAAATGTTAGTTTTGCGAGGGAAGATAAAGAGAAAATCTGCGTTCATACTGTATACCGTTGTAAGTCCTGTATCTCAACGACCTCTTAGATCCAcagcaaggaaaggaggCAGGCCTCCCGCTGTTTGCTGTTCCGGTTGGTCGGTTGTTTTTGTTACCCCATTCTTACCACACCAACACAACACCACGCGTAGGCATACACAGAAGCGACTGCAGGTGAACGGGGTCCTTTCCATCACATCCGTATAAATCCGGGCAAGAGGGTGTCTAATCGACTACTTTCGATCTTGCAGCCTTTAGTTTGACTTCGAATCCCTCCTTTAGTCCTCGATCATCCTTGCAGACATTCCCTTTCCTTAATTCAAAGCTATTTGGGGTCGGCAGGACTCTTACTGGGCGGTGTCCAGGCCAAACACTCGTTATTTATCTTTATTTC
It contains:
- a CDS encoding glutaredoxin, whose product is MSFTALRRLTTLSTHITRTPISTRYFATTQTAKIGSSISTPNMTADVKSLVDKAIADNKVVVFSKTYCPYCKRAKSYLAEDTKDIEILELDERDDGAAIQAYLKELNGQGTVPHVYINKEFIGGSSDLLKLSHEQVKQKISAASSA